A genome region from Indicator indicator isolate 239-I01 chromosome 24, UM_Iind_1.1, whole genome shotgun sequence includes the following:
- the GMEB2 gene encoding glucocorticoid modulatory element-binding protein 2 yields the protein MATPDVSVHMEEVVVVTTPDGAVDGGGVEEVKTVLVTTNLSQHGGDINEDTLETENAAAAAAAAFTASTHLKEAVLVKMAEDEDSLEAEIVYPITCGDSKANLIWRKFVCPGINVKCVQFDDHLISPKEFVHLAGKSTLKDWKRAIRMNGIMLRKIMDSGELDFYQHTKVCSNTCRSTKIDLTGARVSLTSQTSTEYIPLTPAPTDVNGSPATITIETCEDASDWSTTVGDDTFAFWRGLKDMGLLEEVIQEFHQELLETMKGLQQRAQDPPLQLGDAVLLNNVVQNFGMLDLVKKVLASHKCQMDRSREQYTRDLAALEQQCDEHRKRAKELKHKSQHLNNVLMTLTPVTVPTPLKRPRLTRATSGPAAITSQVLSQPAQLAVSPGMPVSQLTNLPLGKVVSTLPPSVLGKSPSQPPAASSSPASPLLGGYTVLAPAGSTFPGTVEIHPDASNLAVLSTAAVQDGSTVVKVVSPFQLLTLPGLGTTIQNVAQVAPCGSTVVTVPSGTPEAGPGEEQSAAGALQVAAAAEEVEQK from the exons ATGGCGACTCCGGACGTCAGCGTTCAcatggaggaggtggtggtggtgaccaCACCTGATGGAGCAGTGGATGGAGGTGGTGTGGAGGAGGTGAAGACAGTGCTGGTCACTACCAACCTGTCCCAGCATGG TGGTGACATAAATGAAGACACTCTGGAGACAGaaaatgcagctgctgcagctgctgctgcctttacaGCCTCTACCCATCTGAAGGAAGCAGTCCTAG TGAAGATGGCTGAAGATGAGGACAGTTTGGAGGCAGAGATTGTCTACCCCATCACCTGTGGGGACAGCAAAGCCAACCTCATCTGGAGAAAGTTTGTGTGCCCTGGGATCAATGTCAAGTGTGTGCAG TTTGATGACCACCTCATCAGCCCCAAGGAGTTTGTCCACTTGGCAGGGAAGTCAACCCTGAAGGACTGGAAGCGAGCGATCCGGATGAACGGCATCATGCTGCG GAAGATCATGGACTCAGGAGAGCTGGATTTCTACCAGCACACCAAGGTCTGTTCCAACACCTGCAGGAGCACCAAAATCGACCTGACAGGAGCCAGGGTGTCCTTGACCAGTCAGACCTCGACTGAGTACATCCCACTGACTCCTGCTCCCACGGATG TGAATGGATCCCCAGCCACCATCACCATAGAAACCTGTGAGGATGCCAGCGATTGGAGCACCACCGTTGGAG atgacacctTTGCTTTCTGGCGAGGCCTGAAGGACATGGGGCTCCTGGAGGAAGTCATCCAGGAGTtccaccaggagctgctggagaccaTGAAAGGCTTGCAGCAGCGAGCACAGGATCCCCCGCTGCAGCTGGGTG ATGCTGTTTTACTCAACAACGTAGTCCAGAACTTTGGGATGCTGGATCTGGTCAAGAAGGTCCTGGCCAGCCACAAGTGTCAGATGGATCGCTCCAGGGAGCAGTACACAAGGGATTTGGCAG ccctggagcagcagtgcgATGAGCACCGCAAGAGAGCCAAGGAGCTGAAGCACAAATCCCAGCACCTCAACAACGTCCTGATGACCCTCACGCCTGTCACTGTCCCCACGCCTCTGAAACGTCCCAGGCTGACCAGGGCCACCTCTGGACCGGCTGCCATCACCTCCCAAGTCCTgtcccagccagcccagctggcgGTGTCCCCCGGCATGCCAGTCTCCCAGCTCACCAACCTCCCTCTTGGCAAAGTGGTCTCTACCCTCCCACCCTCGGTGCTGGGGAAGAGCCCCTCTCAGCCCCccgctgccagcagctccccagcctctcccctGCTGGGGGGCTACACGGTACTGGCCCCTGCCGGCTCCACCTTCCCTGGGACAGTGGAGATCCATCCGGACGCTTCCAACCTGGCGGTGCTGAGCACAGCCGCGGTACAGGACGGCAGCACGGTGGTGAAGGTGGTGAGCCCCTTCCAGCTGCTGACGCTGCCAGGACTGGGCACCACCATCCAGAACGTGGCACAGGTGGCTCCCTGCGGCAGCACGGTGGTCACCGTCCCCTCCGGCACCCCCGAGGCCGGGCCGGGGGAGGAGCAGAGCGCTGCCGGCGCCCTCCAGGTGGCTGCGGCGGCCGAGGAGGTGGAGCAGAAGtga